In a genomic window of Thiolapillus brandeum:
- a CDS encoding ABC transporter ATP-binding protein translates to MKRYLHEIYYLLGEDRSRLPRMVLLFLALSVLDLASLGLIAPYVSLILDPGSLDGLLAKAVDAAGLPREQETLLVILGVILVGIFLVKAVASILINRNIIRFGFNQQTRLRSYLMKAYQNMPYEQYLGRNSSEYIHSIQQLTNQYANGVVMPLLRMSSDGVVALVIIGFLAWSNFLALVIMVALFGIVAFAYDRMYRKELGTLGRDANDALTKIVRGVNEGIEGLKETRILGNEKYFYDMVREGAEDYARSAIRSQVISTAPRYLLELLLISFIVLLVVLTLMVNGNLQELAPLLALFGVAALRLLPMISLFSNGLLQLRFNRKPVSQLYEDLQQASAASAKPWMESDDVPEDSFESLALDTVSFSYSNMEAHALKDVSIDIHAGEAIGFIGTSGSGKTTLVDVLLGLLTPDKGVIRYNGHLLTDYMASWRRHVAYLPQQVFLIDASVKNNVALGVKDEDIDQQRLQEALRQARLLELVDQLPLGVETLVGERGVRLSGGQRQRIALARAFYHGRGVLVMDEATSALDAETEREIVDEIKRLKGTKTMIIVAHRWTTVQHCDRIYRLERGSVVASGTPEEMLRVS, encoded by the coding sequence ATGAAGCGTTACCTTCACGAAATCTACTACCTGCTGGGAGAGGATCGTTCCAGGCTGCCGCGCATGGTGCTGCTGTTCCTCGCCCTGTCCGTACTGGATCTCGCCAGCCTGGGGCTGATTGCGCCCTATGTTTCCCTCATTCTCGATCCCGGCTCACTGGATGGCCTGCTGGCGAAAGCTGTCGATGCCGCCGGATTGCCGCGGGAGCAGGAGACGCTGCTGGTTATCCTCGGTGTGATACTGGTGGGGATTTTCCTGGTGAAGGCCGTGGCTTCCATCCTGATAAACCGGAACATCATCCGTTTCGGCTTCAACCAGCAAACCCGGTTGCGGTCTTATCTGATGAAGGCCTATCAGAATATGCCTTACGAGCAGTATTTGGGGCGTAACAGCTCTGAATATATTCACAGTATCCAGCAGTTGACCAATCAGTACGCAAATGGTGTTGTCATGCCTTTGTTGCGTATGTCCAGTGATGGTGTGGTGGCGCTGGTTATCATCGGTTTTTTGGCCTGGTCCAATTTTCTGGCACTGGTGATCATGGTCGCACTTTTTGGCATCGTGGCCTTTGCCTATGACCGGATGTATCGAAAGGAGTTGGGCACCCTGGGGCGTGATGCCAATGATGCACTGACCAAAATAGTGCGGGGCGTGAATGAGGGAATAGAAGGCTTAAAGGAAACCCGTATTCTGGGTAATGAAAAGTATTTTTATGACATGGTGCGTGAAGGCGCGGAAGACTATGCAAGGAGTGCTATTCGCAGCCAGGTCATATCCACCGCTCCCCGTTATCTGCTCGAACTGCTGTTGATCAGTTTTATTGTCCTGCTCGTTGTGCTGACCTTGATGGTCAATGGCAATCTGCAGGAACTGGCGCCTTTGCTCGCGCTGTTTGGCGTGGCGGCATTGCGCCTGCTGCCCATGATCAGCCTGTTTTCCAATGGATTGCTGCAGCTGCGTTTTAACCGGAAGCCGGTATCCCAGCTCTACGAAGACTTGCAGCAGGCAAGTGCTGCTTCCGCGAAGCCATGGATGGAATCCGACGATGTTCCGGAAGATAGTTTTGAATCATTGGCATTGGACACTGTGAGCTTCAGCTACTCGAACATGGAGGCGCATGCGCTAAAAGATGTCAGTATTGATATTCACGCTGGGGAGGCAATTGGATTCATTGGCACTTCGGGCAGCGGAAAGACGACACTTGTGGATGTCCTTCTGGGATTGTTGACGCCTGATAAGGGTGTAATCCGTTATAACGGTCATCTGCTTACAGATTACATGGCATCCTGGCGTCGGCATGTGGCTTACCTTCCCCAGCAGGTATTCCTGATAGATGCCAGCGTCAAAAACAATGTGGCGCTTGGTGTGAAAGATGAAGACATAGATCAGCAACGACTGCAGGAAGCCCTGCGGCAGGCCAGATTGCTTGAACTGGTGGATCAATTGCCACTCGGTGTCGAAACTCTGGTTGGAGAGCGGGGTGTGCGCCTGTCGGGAGGACAGCGACAGCGAATAGCCCTGGCCCGGGCTTTCTATCATGGGCGTGGAGTGTTGGTGATGGATGAAGCCACGAGCGCGCTCGATGCCGAGACGGAACGTGAGATAGTGGATGAAATCAAGAGATTGAAAGGCACCAAGACCATGATCATCGTGGCACATCGCTGGACCACAGTGCAGCATTGTGATCGCATCTACAGGCTGGAACGGGGCAGTGTTGTGGCTTCCGGTACTCCCGAGGAAATGCTGCGGGTTTCCTGA
- the neuB gene encoding N-acetylneuraminate synthase, whose protein sequence is MSKTLIIAEAGVNHNGSLETALALVDAAAAAGADVVKFQTFQAQHLVTATAPKAAYQEQDGQGEKSQYQMLGKLELSREMHLVLGKRCKEQGVAFNSTAFDTESMDMLVSMGMDFIKIPSGEITNYPYLCHAAQQGLPILLSTGMSNMEDIRQALAVLEDNGMDRQQITLLHCHTDYPTRMEDVNLRAMTSMYSAFGMPVGYSDHTLGLEVPIAAVALGAVVIEKHFTLGRDMPGPDHAASLEPEELRQMVQAIRNIEMALGDGVKQPTAREQAMQAVARRSIVAACPIRAGEPFTEYNLAAKRPGTGISPMYWKELMGKPAKRDYDADEIIEP, encoded by the coding sequence GTGAGTAAGACACTGATCATTGCCGAAGCCGGTGTCAACCATAACGGTTCTCTGGAAACCGCCCTGGCCCTGGTGGATGCTGCTGCGGCAGCGGGGGCGGATGTGGTCAAGTTCCAGACCTTCCAAGCGCAACACCTGGTTACTGCCACCGCGCCGAAAGCGGCTTACCAGGAACAGGATGGGCAGGGGGAGAAAAGCCAGTACCAGATGCTAGGCAAGCTTGAACTGAGCCGGGAAATGCACCTGGTGTTGGGTAAACGATGCAAGGAGCAAGGTGTCGCCTTCAATTCCACGGCTTTCGATACGGAGAGCATGGATATGCTGGTATCCATGGGAATGGACTTTATCAAGATTCCCTCGGGTGAGATCACCAATTATCCCTACTTGTGCCACGCCGCCCAGCAGGGCTTGCCCATACTGCTTTCCACGGGTATGTCGAACATGGAAGACATACGCCAGGCCCTGGCCGTATTGGAGGACAATGGCATGGACAGGCAGCAGATTACCCTGCTGCACTGCCACACGGATTACCCCACCCGTATGGAAGATGTAAACCTTAGGGCCATGACCAGCATGTACTCGGCCTTCGGTATGCCGGTGGGGTATTCCGATCATACCCTGGGACTGGAAGTGCCCATTGCAGCAGTAGCTCTCGGCGCGGTAGTCATCGAAAAACACTTCACCCTGGGCCGGGATATGCCGGGGCCGGATCACGCCGCCAGTCTGGAGCCGGAAGAGTTGCGCCAGATGGTGCAGGCCATCCGTAACATAGAAATGGCCCTTGGTGATGGTGTCAAGCAACCAACGGCACGTGAACAGGCTATGCAAGCAGTGGCGCGCCGCTCTATTGTCGCTGCCTGTCCCATCCGCGCCGGTGAGCCCTTCACTGAATATAATCTTGCCGCCAAGCGACCTGGAACTGGTATCTCACCCATGTACTGGAAAGAATTGATGGGTAAGCCCGCCAAGCGGGACTATGATGCTGATGAGATTATAGAACCATGA
- a CDS encoding NAD-dependent 4,6-dehydratase LegB: MRNKKILVTGADGFIGSHLVESLVRAGHDVRAFVLYNSFNSWGWLDQCSADVAGHFEVFAGDIRDPNGVRTAMKGCDGVLHLAALIAIPFSYHSPDTYVDTNIKGTLNVVQAARDLEVARVVQTSTSEVYGTARYVPIDEAHPLQGQSPYSASKIGADQIAMSFHSAFDTPVVLLRPFNTYGPRQSARAVIPTIITQIANGQRRIKLGSLYPTRDFSYVEDTARGFMAALEAPKAIGEVINIGSGFEINIGDTARAIAEEMGVEIEIVTDDQRLRPEKSEVERLWADNSRAAQLLGWTPAYGGREGFGRGLGETIAWFEDKENLRQYKSHLYNI, translated from the coding sequence ATGAGAAACAAGAAAATACTGGTTACAGGCGCCGATGGTTTTATTGGCTCACATCTCGTCGAGTCCCTGGTGAGGGCAGGTCATGATGTGCGGGCCTTCGTGCTTTACAACTCCTTCAATAGCTGGGGATGGCTGGACCAGTGCTCTGCGGATGTGGCCGGTCACTTCGAAGTGTTTGCAGGCGATATACGCGACCCAAACGGTGTGCGCACGGCCATGAAAGGATGTGATGGCGTGTTGCATCTTGCGGCTCTGATTGCCATACCTTTTTCCTACCATTCACCGGATACTTACGTCGATACCAATATCAAGGGTACGCTGAACGTGGTGCAGGCTGCACGTGATCTGGAAGTGGCAAGGGTGGTACAGACCTCCACCAGTGAAGTTTATGGTACGGCACGCTACGTGCCTATTGACGAGGCGCATCCCCTGCAGGGGCAATCACCTTATTCCGCCAGCAAGATCGGCGCAGATCAGATTGCCATGTCATTCCACAGCGCTTTTGACACTCCTGTTGTTTTGCTCAGGCCGTTCAATACCTACGGTCCGCGACAGTCTGCGCGAGCCGTTATTCCTACAATCATCACCCAAATTGCCAATGGGCAGCGACGCATCAAACTGGGTTCCCTGTATCCCACGCGGGATTTCAGTTACGTGGAGGATACCGCAAGAGGCTTCATGGCGGCGCTGGAAGCGCCCAAGGCCATAGGTGAGGTGATCAATATCGGCAGCGGCTTTGAGATCAACATTGGCGATACTGCCAGGGCAATCGCTGAAGAGATGGGCGTGGAAATAGAGATTGTCACTGATGATCAGCGCCTGCGCCCGGAGAAAAGCGAGGTGGAGCGCCTGTGGGCGGATAACAGCAGGGCTGCACAACTGCTGGGCTGGACACCTGCCTATGGCGGCAGGGAAGGATTTGGCCGTGGACTTGGTGAAACCATTGCCTGGTTTGAGGATAAGGAAAACCTCCGACAGTACAAGAGCCACCTGTACAATATTTGA
- a CDS encoding nucleotidyltransferase family protein, producing MTTTASWKNTLLGQDASLREAIENLDHSGLQIVLVVDAQGLLQGTVTDGDIRRGLLRGLTLENSINEIIHRDAFVVPPDMDRKTVLALMQANEIRQLPIVDEQRRVLGLHLWNKLAAPAPRHNTMVIMAGGQGSRLRPHTENCPKPLLPVAGKPMLEHIILRAKEDGFRRFVLALHYLGHMVVDHFGNGEALDVEISYIREPAPMGTAGALGLLDPLPGEALVVTNGDVLTDISYGDLLDFHRHHGAAATMAVRSHEWQNPFGVVNTQGVEIVSIDEKPVYRSHINAGIYVLEPDLLMSLKGKGRMDMPELFIEQRQQGQRVLAYPMHEPWLDVGREQDLLRARDERGEGKS from the coding sequence ATGACCACGACTGCTTCCTGGAAGAATACACTGCTTGGCCAGGATGCCAGCCTCAGGGAGGCTATAGAAAATCTCGACCACAGCGGCCTGCAGATCGTGCTGGTGGTGGATGCCCAAGGCCTATTGCAGGGTACTGTCACTGATGGCGATATACGCCGGGGCCTGCTGCGCGGACTCACCCTGGAAAACTCCATAAACGAGATTATTCACCGGGATGCCTTTGTGGTGCCGCCTGATATGGACAGGAAAACTGTGCTGGCCCTGATGCAGGCAAACGAGATCCGGCAACTGCCCATCGTGGATGAACAACGCCGGGTTTTGGGTTTGCATCTTTGGAATAAACTGGCCGCGCCTGCCCCCCGACACAATACCATGGTCATCATGGCCGGAGGCCAGGGAAGTCGGCTTCGGCCTCATACAGAGAACTGCCCCAAGCCGCTGCTGCCAGTGGCGGGCAAGCCGATGCTGGAACACATCATCCTGCGGGCCAAAGAAGATGGCTTTCGTCGTTTTGTGCTGGCGCTACATTATCTGGGACATATGGTGGTGGATCATTTCGGCAATGGAGAGGCCCTGGATGTGGAGATCAGCTACATCCGTGAACCCGCTCCCATGGGCACGGCTGGTGCCTTGGGCTTGCTCGATCCTCTGCCCGGCGAGGCCCTGGTGGTCACAAACGGGGATGTCCTCACGGATATCAGTTATGGTGACCTGCTGGATTTTCACCGGCATCACGGGGCAGCAGCCACCATGGCCGTGCGCAGTCACGAGTGGCAGAACCCTTTCGGCGTGGTCAACACCCAGGGTGTGGAAATCGTCTCCATCGATGAAAAACCCGTTTACCGCAGCCATATCAACGCGGGCATCTATGTGCTGGAGCCTGATCTGCTCATGAGCCTGAAAGGGAAAGGGCGCATGGACATGCCAGAACTGTTTATCGAACAGCGGCAGCAGGGCCAGCGGGTGCTGGCCTACCCCATGCACGAACCCTGGCTGGATGTGGGGCGTGAACAGGACTTGCTGCGTGCACGGGATGAACGGGGAGAAGGCAAGTCGTGA
- a CDS encoding acetyltransferase translates to MSESGLILLGAGGHARACIDVIEQVPGFKLGGLVGEAGEVGRKVLDYPVLATDADLPVLRQQYECALVAVGQIHTAKLRRQLFSRAEAAGFHLPVIISPHAWVSRHASLAEGTIVMHGAIVNAGASIGRNCIINSHALVEHDAQVADHCHISTAAVLNGGVTVEQGCFVGSGSIVREGVRLGENSLVGMGAMIRHDLAAGDRVPGGRK, encoded by the coding sequence ATGTCTGAGAGTGGCCTGATATTGTTGGGGGCGGGCGGTCATGCACGGGCCTGCATTGACGTTATAGAGCAAGTGCCGGGTTTTAAACTTGGTGGGCTGGTGGGCGAAGCCGGGGAAGTGGGAAGGAAAGTACTGGATTACCCCGTGCTTGCCACGGATGCAGATTTGCCTGTGCTGCGTCAGCAGTATGAGTGTGCCCTGGTGGCGGTGGGCCAGATTCACACAGCCAAGTTGCGCCGGCAACTTTTCAGCCGGGCGGAAGCCGCAGGTTTTCATTTGCCGGTAATCATTTCTCCCCATGCCTGGGTGTCACGGCACGCAAGCTTGGCTGAGGGAACCATCGTCATGCACGGTGCCATTGTCAATGCCGGCGCCAGTATCGGTCGTAACTGCATTATCAACAGCCATGCCCTGGTGGAGCACGACGCACAGGTGGCGGATCATTGCCATATTTCCACTGCAGCGGTTCTCAATGGTGGAGTGACGGTTGAGCAGGGTTGTTTCGTCGGTAGCGGCAGCATAGTCAGGGAAGGTGTTCGGCTGGGAGAAAATAGCCTGGTTGGCATGGGCGCGATGATTCGTCATGATCTGGCAGCCGGTGACCGGGTCCCGGGGGGGCGAAAGTGA
- a CDS encoding NAD-dependent epimerase has protein sequence MKVLITGAAGFIGNALAIRLLDRGDQVVGIDNLNDYYEVSLKQARLKRVDDNPHFEFRELDIANREGMGELFADHSFDAVVNLAAQAGVRYSLENPDAYVDANLVGFGNILEGCRHGDVQHLVFASSSSVYGANTRLPFSEHDNVDHPVSLYAATKKASELMAHSYAHLYGLPCTGLRFFTVYGPWGRPDMAYFSFTRRILAGEPIPVFNEGRMKRDFTYIDDIVEGVVRVIDKPPQGDPDWNGDDPDPATSYAPYRIFNIGNNNTVQLLDFIQVLEDHLGVKAQMDMLPMQNGDVTATYANVDALREAVGFRPSTSVEEGLGKFVDWYRSFYR, from the coding sequence ATGAAAGTACTCATTACCGGCGCGGCCGGATTTATTGGCAACGCACTGGCGATACGTCTCCTTGATCGCGGTGATCAGGTCGTCGGCATCGACAACCTCAATGATTATTATGAAGTGTCCCTGAAACAGGCGCGCCTGAAGCGGGTGGATGACAACCCCCATTTCGAATTCCGCGAGCTGGATATCGCCAACCGGGAAGGCATGGGTGAACTGTTCGCCGATCATTCCTTCGATGCAGTGGTCAACCTGGCGGCTCAGGCCGGGGTGCGCTATTCCCTGGAAAATCCCGATGCCTATGTGGACGCCAACCTGGTGGGGTTCGGCAATATTCTCGAAGGCTGCCGCCATGGTGATGTGCAGCACTTGGTGTTTGCCTCGTCCAGTTCCGTGTACGGCGCCAACACACGGCTGCCGTTTTCCGAGCATGACAACGTGGACCACCCCGTGTCCCTGTACGCCGCCACCAAGAAGGCCAGTGAACTCATGGCCCACAGCTATGCTCACCTCTACGGCCTGCCCTGTACCGGGCTGCGCTTTTTCACTGTGTACGGTCCCTGGGGCAGGCCGGACATGGCGTATTTCAGCTTCACGCGCAGGATACTGGCCGGTGAGCCCATCCCCGTATTCAATGAAGGACGCATGAAACGTGATTTCACCTACATCGACGATATCGTGGAAGGCGTGGTGCGGGTTATCGACAAGCCGCCCCAGGGGGATCCCGACTGGAACGGTGATGATCCCGATCCGGCCACCAGCTACGCACCCTACCGGATCTTCAATATCGGCAACAACAATACGGTCCAGCTCCTGGATTTCATCCAGGTGCTGGAAGACCACCTGGGCGTCAAGGCGCAGATGGACATGCTGCCCATGCAGAATGGTGATGTAACAGCCACTTATGCCAATGTGGATGCCCTACGCGAGGCGGTGGGTTTCCGGCCCTCGACCAGTGTGGAGGAAGGACTGGGCAAATTCGTGGACTGGTACCGGTCTTTCTACCGATAG
- the neuC gene encoding UDP-N-acetylglucosamine 2-epimerase, translating into MSRKVCVLTSTRADYGLLRWLMKEVSSSLRLELQVIAAGMHLSEKYGQTWHEIEDDGFNIDERVSMDLEEDSPLAVSRAMGQALIGFAGALDKLQPDILMLLGDRFEILAAASAALLAGIPVGHIHGGEVTEGAMDESLRHAITKMSQLHFVAARSYQRRVLQMGEIPEQVYLVGGLGVDAIQRQPLLKRSELEKSLGHALGKSNLLVTWHPETLLDSAAGSGSLDALLAVLEEQKNTHIIITLPNADPGNNLIRQRMEDFAASHEHVFAHASLGQLRYLSLLKIADAVLGNSSSGLLEAPTLGTPTVNIGDRQRGRLRADSVIDCKGYRQDIRAALDKAMSPAFQEMAANVENPYGRGGAASRIVEILESLSLDGLLLKPFNDLSFEMPETSR; encoded by the coding sequence ATGAGCAGGAAGGTCTGTGTACTTACCAGTACCCGGGCAGACTATGGCCTGTTGCGCTGGTTGATGAAAGAAGTCTCCTCCTCGCTGCGCCTGGAACTGCAAGTCATTGCAGCGGGCATGCACTTATCTGAAAAATATGGTCAGACTTGGCATGAGATAGAAGACGATGGCTTTAACATCGATGAAAGGGTTTCCATGGATCTCGAGGAAGATTCTCCGCTTGCCGTATCCAGAGCCATGGGGCAGGCGCTGATCGGTTTTGCTGGTGCCCTGGACAAGCTACAACCCGATATTCTGATGCTGCTGGGCGACCGGTTTGAAATATTGGCCGCCGCTTCCGCTGCGCTGTTGGCGGGTATTCCTGTCGGGCATATTCATGGCGGAGAAGTCACAGAGGGGGCCATGGACGAATCTTTGCGCCATGCCATCACCAAGATGTCGCAGCTGCATTTTGTTGCTGCCCGATCCTACCAGCGTCGCGTACTACAAATGGGAGAAATCCCGGAGCAGGTGTACCTGGTGGGTGGCCTTGGCGTTGATGCCATCCAGCGCCAGCCGTTGTTGAAAAGATCTGAGTTGGAAAAAAGCCTGGGGCATGCTCTGGGAAAATCCAACCTGCTGGTGACCTGGCATCCTGAAACCCTGCTGGATTCCGCTGCCGGATCCGGATCCCTGGACGCTTTGCTGGCGGTGCTCGAAGAACAAAAGAATACGCACATTATCATTACGCTGCCCAATGCCGATCCTGGTAATAACTTGATTCGGCAGCGTATGGAAGACTTTGCGGCGTCTCACGAACACGTGTTTGCCCATGCTTCCCTGGGACAATTGCGCTACCTGTCCCTGTTGAAGATCGCCGATGCCGTGCTGGGGAATTCCTCCAGTGGCCTGCTGGAAGCGCCCACGCTGGGCACACCGACGGTTAATATCGGCGACCGTCAACGAGGCCGGTTAAGAGCAGACAGCGTCATCGATTGCAAAGGCTACCGTCAGGATATTCGCGCGGCTCTGGACAAAGCCATGTCTCCCGCTTTCCAGGAAATGGCAGCGAATGTCGAAAATCCCTATGGTCGGGGTGGTGCTGCCAGCCGTATTGTTGAGATACTGGAATCCCTGTCCCTGGATGGGCTGCTCCTCAAACCCTTCAACGACCTTTCTTTCGAGATGCCGGAGACAAGCCGATGA
- a CDS encoding LegC family aminotransferase, translated as MSNDGNNLAAAIVTTIRDVVGEGDKVLHEPVFRGNEWACLKECLDSGYVSSVGEFVSRFEEALQDYTGAAHAIAVVNGTEALHMALLLAGVEPNDEVLVPALSFIATANAVTYCGAVPHFVDSEGESLGIDAEKLRDYLASIARQQNGICLNRHTGRVIRALVPMHVFGHMCDMDALLAVAEEYGLVVVEDAAEALGSFRDGSHAGTRGLFGILSFNGNKILTTGGGGAILTNNATLATKARHLTTTAKLPHPWRYRHDAVGYNCRMPNINAALGYAQLEQLPVFVENKRKLFARYHDAFSSMPDVKILQEPAGCHSNYWLQTLMLAPDQAGQQETLLEYAQDQGLKLRPAWELLNHQTPYSDMPSMPTDVAEALQQRLINLPSGADLGGDHV; from the coding sequence ATGAGTAATGACGGAAATAATCTGGCGGCTGCAATCGTTACCACCATTCGTGATGTTGTGGGCGAGGGTGACAAAGTGCTGCACGAGCCTGTTTTCCGGGGCAACGAATGGGCCTGTCTGAAAGAATGCCTGGATTCCGGCTATGTATCTTCCGTCGGTGAATTCGTCAGCCGTTTTGAAGAAGCCTTGCAGGACTACACCGGCGCAGCCCATGCCATTGCCGTGGTAAATGGTACCGAAGCTTTGCACATGGCATTGTTGCTAGCCGGGGTGGAGCCAAATGATGAAGTGCTGGTGCCGGCACTGAGCTTCATTGCCACGGCAAATGCTGTCACTTATTGTGGCGCCGTTCCCCATTTCGTGGATAGTGAAGGGGAGAGCCTGGGCATAGATGCTGAGAAGCTGCGTGATTATCTTGCCTCTATCGCCAGACAGCAGAATGGTATTTGTTTGAACCGCCACACCGGGAGAGTGATAAGGGCTCTGGTTCCCATGCATGTGTTTGGTCACATGTGCGATATGGACGCCTTGCTGGCCGTGGCGGAGGAATATGGTTTGGTTGTGGTGGAGGATGCCGCCGAGGCGTTGGGCAGTTTTCGTGACGGCAGCCACGCTGGCACCAGGGGACTGTTCGGAATACTCAGTTTCAATGGCAACAAGATACTCACAACGGGGGGTGGCGGCGCCATTCTTACCAATAATGCAACCTTGGCCACCAAGGCCAGGCACCTGACTACCACGGCAAAGCTGCCGCATCCCTGGCGTTATCGTCATGATGCGGTGGGCTACAATTGCCGTATGCCCAATATCAATGCGGCTTTGGGCTACGCCCAATTGGAACAGCTCCCCGTTTTTGTAGAGAACAAACGTAAATTGTTTGCGCGCTACCACGACGCCTTTTCTTCCATGCCTGATGTGAAGATCTTGCAGGAGCCGGCGGGTTGCCACAGCAATTACTGGCTGCAAACCCTGATGCTGGCCCCAGACCAGGCCGGGCAACAGGAAACGCTGCTGGAGTATGCCCAAGACCAGGGACTCAAGCTGCGTCCCGCCTGGGAATTGCTTAATCATCAGACACCATATAGCGATATGCCCTCCATGCCGACGGATGTGGCTGAAGCACTTCAGCAAAGGCTGATCAATCTTCCCAGCGGCGCAGATTTGGGAGGGGATCATGTCTGA
- a CDS encoding glycosyltransferase family 2 protein: MKIFGLLLVKNEDDIVEEVIADALKWADKIFVVDNCSNDNTWDIIKKLASDRVVVWGRIYTNFQEGLRSIVWESIRHEANEGDWWCFMDADEFYYDNPRQFLSDIPDRYGVVATNTIEFVPLQSQERLFESISGFDKEIFERYMPLNWSESRFFKSTNKLKYNGLTSRLPFATRAMYIDRIKVFHYPLRSAKQIQKRLDTRRNAVENGFNGWGHAVQDKWQEKLYRDDDTKLKSLKDDGLQWGSCAVNFNINSMNFIIRRWVKSIMYYFRLL, translated from the coding sequence ATGAAAATATTTGGGTTGCTATTAGTTAAAAATGAAGATGATATTGTTGAAGAGGTTATTGCCGATGCTCTTAAGTGGGCGGACAAAATATTTGTAGTAGATAACTGTAGTAATGATAATACTTGGGATATTATTAAAAAATTGGCGTCAGACAGAGTGGTAGTATGGGGTAGAATATATACTAATTTTCAAGAAGGTCTTAGGTCTATTGTCTGGGAAAGTATACGACATGAAGCAAATGAAGGAGATTGGTGGTGTTTTATGGATGCGGACGAATTTTATTATGACAATCCGCGACAATTTTTATCGGATATACCGGATAGATATGGAGTGGTCGCAACAAATACTATAGAGTTTGTCCCATTGCAATCGCAAGAAAGATTATTTGAATCTATAAGTGGTTTTGATAAAGAAATCTTTGAAAGATATATGCCGCTTAATTGGTCAGAAAGTAGATTCTTTAAGTCAACAAATAAATTAAAATATAATGGTTTAACATCAAGATTGCCATTTGCTACTCGTGCTATGTATATTGATAGAATAAAAGTGTTTCACTATCCTCTACGATCGGCAAAGCAAATACAAAAAAGATTAGATACAAGAAGAAATGCGGTCGAGAATGGTTTTAATGGTTGGGGTCATGCTGTACAGGATAAATGGCAAGAAAAATTGTATCGAGATGATGATACAAAATTAAAATCATTGAAAGATGATGGATTGCAGTGGGGTAGTTGCGCTGTAAACTTTAATATAAATAGTATGAATTTTATAATCAGGAGATGGGTGAAATCAATAATGTACTATTTTCGGTTGCTATGA
- a CDS encoding acylneuraminate cytidylyltransferase family protein, translating to MNEKAALGSKKIIAIIPARAGSKRLPGKNMLDLGGKPLVQWSMDAALESGVFQEVYVSSDEPAILDLARRLGTVAVKRPAALATDQASLVEVVKHVLEQVQEKAALPDAFMLLQPTSPLRTADDIRQAARLWRDTRAPAVISVCEAHHSPLWCGILDEDGGMDEFIAAVNNRRSQELPQYHCLNGAIYLLDSRVFLARNSFLPDGARAYLMPRERSVDVDTSIDHLFANFLIKHHTPNNLP from the coding sequence GTGAATGAAAAAGCCGCCCTCGGTTCAAAAAAAATCATTGCCATCATTCCCGCGCGTGCCGGTAGCAAGCGGTTGCCTGGCAAGAACATGCTTGACCTTGGGGGCAAGCCGCTGGTGCAGTGGAGCATGGATGCGGCATTGGAATCAGGCGTATTTCAGGAAGTCTATGTCAGTAGTGATGAACCCGCCATACTGGATCTGGCCAGGCGGTTGGGTACGGTGGCGGTAAAGCGGCCGGCGGCCCTGGCCACGGATCAGGCATCCCTGGTCGAGGTGGTAAAACATGTACTGGAACAGGTTCAGGAAAAAGCCGCCCTGCCGGATGCCTTCATGCTGTTGCAGCCCACCTCTCCCCTACGCACCGCGGACGATATTCGTCAGGCTGCGCGCCTGTGGCGGGATACCCGTGCGCCGGCGGTGATCTCGGTTTGCGAGGCGCATCATTCGCCGCTTTGGTGCGGTATCCTGGATGAGGATGGTGGCATGGATGAATTCATTGCCGCAGTAAACAACAGGCGGAGCCAGGAGTTACCGCAGTATCACTGCCTGAACGGAGCCATCTACCTGCTGGATAGCAGAGTGTTTCTCGCCCGGAACAGCTTCCTCCCTGACGGAGCCAGGGCTTACCTGATGCCACGGGAACGTTCTGTCGATGTTGATACGAGTATAGACCACTTGTTTGCAAATTTTCTGATTAAACATCATACGCCCAATAATCTACCGTGA